In Actinomyces weissii, a genomic segment contains:
- the rplQ gene encoding 50S ribosomal protein L17, sunset domain variant yields MPRPTKGPRLGGSAQHERHLLANLARQLFLHESITTTEARARRLRPYAEKLISKGKRGDLHARRTVLKKITDKEAVYRLFEVIAPKLEGREGGYTRIIKTAPRKGDNAPMAVIALVTEPVAKKEVVNDAVATAKKAAAKAAEQAGEKAAEKKAAKATEKTTDKAAEKDAAAKVEAKEYKGAVRLAEGAAEAPDADHLIKGNEDSMKYHVPGSRWYDATIAEVWFATAEDAVAAGFEPAGGAAAQKIAE; encoded by the coding sequence ATGCCCCGTCCCACCAAGGGTCCCCGCCTGGGCGGCTCCGCCCAGCACGAGCGCCACCTGCTCGCCAACCTGGCTCGCCAGCTGTTCCTGCACGAGTCCATCACCACCACGGAGGCCCGCGCCCGCCGTCTGCGCCCCTACGCGGAGAAGCTCATCTCCAAGGGCAAGCGCGGCGACCTGCACGCCCGCCGCACCGTGCTCAAGAAGATCACCGACAAGGAAGCCGTCTACCGCCTCTTCGAGGTGATCGCCCCCAAGCTCGAGGGCCGCGAGGGTGGCTACACCCGCATCATCAAGACCGCCCCCCGCAAGGGTGACAACGCGCCCATGGCCGTCATCGCCCTGGTCACCGAGCCGGTGGCCAAGAAGGAGGTCGTGAACGACGCCGTAGCCACCGCCAAGAAGGCCGCCGCCAAGGCTGCCGAGCAGGCCGGGGAGAAGGCTGCTGAGAAGAAGGCTGCCAAGGCTACCGAGAAGACCACGGACAAGGCTGCTGAGAAGGACGCTGCCGCCAAGGTAGAGGCCAAGGAGTACAAGGGCGCGGTGCGCCTTGCTGAGGGCGCTGCTGAGGCCCCCGACGCCGACCACCTCATCAAGGGCAACGAGGACTCCATGAAGTACCACGTGCCCGGCTCCCGCTGGTACGACGCCACGATCGCCGAGGTCTGGTTCGCCACCGCTGAGGACGCCGTCGCCGCGGGCTTTGAGCCCGCAGGTGGCGCCGCCGCCCAGAAGATCGCTGAGTGA
- a CDS encoding ROK family protein, with amino-acid sequence MSNLTTLSVDCGGGGIKASVLDGTGSIISDAVRTPTPYPLPPELLVETIVALAVRLPRADRATVGMPGMIRHGVVVATPHYITKDGPRSRVLPELVQAWRRFDMGAALRGALDLPVLVLNDAEVAGAGVVTGQGHEMIVTLGTGLGNAVFDNGVLAPHVEISQGPIRWGLTYDDYIGEHERLRLGDAHWSRRVRRVVDSLRPMYLWDRLYLGGGNSRRIVASQLALLGNDVVVVPNEAGMTGGARCWDMTRP; translated from the coding sequence GTGAGCAACCTGACCACCTTGTCCGTCGACTGCGGTGGCGGCGGGATCAAGGCCTCCGTGCTGGACGGCACCGGCAGCATCATCTCGGACGCCGTGCGCACCCCCACCCCCTACCCGCTGCCCCCGGAGCTGCTGGTAGAGACCATTGTGGCGCTGGCGGTCCGGCTCCCCCGCGCTGACCGGGCGACGGTGGGGATGCCTGGCATGATCCGGCACGGCGTGGTGGTGGCCACCCCCCACTACATCACCAAGGACGGCCCCCGTTCCCGGGTGCTGCCCGAGCTGGTGCAGGCTTGGCGGCGCTTCGACATGGGGGCGGCGTTGCGCGGCGCCCTGGACCTGCCGGTGCTGGTGCTCAACGACGCCGAGGTGGCCGGGGCGGGCGTGGTCACCGGCCAGGGCCACGAGATGATCGTGACCTTGGGCACCGGGCTGGGCAACGCCGTCTTTGACAACGGGGTGCTGGCGCCCCACGTGGAGATCTCCCAGGGACCGATCCGCTGGGGCCTGACCTACGACGACTACATCGGGGAGCACGAGCGTCTGCGGCTGGGGGACGCCCACTGGTCACGGAGGGTCCGGCGGGTGGTGGACTCGCTACGGCCCATGTACCTGTGGGACCGCCTGTACCTGGGTGGGGGCAACTCCCGGCGGATCGTGGCCTCCCAGCTGGCGCTGCTGGGCAACGACGTCGTGGTGGTCCCCAACGAGGCCGGGATGACTGGCGGCGCCCGCTGCTGGGACATGACCCGCCCCTAA
- a CDS encoding tRNA pseudouridine synthase A: protein MSQNTPPSSPALGPPAAERGRAVGPETLRLRLDLAYDGGGFSGWAAQPGLRTVEGELTAALEAVTRVPVRLTVAGRTDAGVHAAAQVAHLDLPVAVWQRLPGRSGREPGEALLSRLAGVLAHRCQQSGPPGTPRGSCDVVVHGVAVVGEGFDARFSALERRYTYRVCDRPSQRDPAQRHRVLWVPGELDVAAMAASARPLLGEHDFLSYCKPRAGASTIRTLRHLEWRRASEGPEAGLVTLTVVADAFCHSMVRALVGAGLAVGQGRQGPDWPGELLAARTRQGAAPVAPPHGLTLEAVSYPPDEELAAQAARARVLRTNCC, encoded by the coding sequence ATGAGCCAGAACACGCCCCCCAGCAGCCCGGCACTGGGCCCGCCCGCAGCGGAACGGGGGCGCGCCGTCGGGCCGGAGACGCTGCGCCTGCGCCTGGACCTGGCCTACGACGGCGGAGGCTTCTCCGGCTGGGCGGCGCAGCCGGGCCTGCGCACCGTGGAGGGCGAGCTTACCGCCGCCCTGGAGGCGGTCACCCGGGTGCCTGTGCGCCTGACCGTGGCCGGGCGTACCGACGCCGGGGTGCACGCTGCGGCTCAGGTCGCCCACCTGGACCTGCCGGTGGCGGTCTGGCAGCGGCTGCCGGGACGCTCCGGACGGGAGCCGGGGGAGGCCCTGCTGTCCCGCCTGGCGGGAGTGCTGGCCCACCGCTGCCAGCAGTCGGGGCCGCCGGGGACGCCCCGAGGTTCCTGTGACGTGGTGGTGCACGGGGTGGCCGTGGTGGGAGAGGGCTTCGACGCCCGCTTCAGCGCCCTGGAGCGCCGCTACACCTACCGGGTGTGCGACCGTCCCAGCCAGCGCGACCCCGCCCAGCGCCACCGGGTGCTGTGGGTGCCGGGCGAGCTGGACGTGGCGGCTATGGCGGCCAGCGCCAGGCCGCTGCTGGGTGAGCACGACTTCCTCTCCTACTGCAAGCCCCGGGCGGGGGCCTCCACCATCCGCACCCTGCGGCACCTGGAGTGGCGGCGTGCGTCCGAGGGGCCGGAGGCGGGGCTGGTGACGCTCACAGTGGTGGCGGACGCCTTCTGCCACTCCATGGTGCGTGCCCTGGTGGGCGCGGGCCTGGCCGTGGGGCAGGGGCGCCAGGGTCCGGACTGGCCCGGTGAGCTGTTGGCGGCCCGCACCCGTCAGGGGGCGGCCCCGGTGGCCCCGCCGCACGGCCTGACCCTGGAGGCGGTCAGCTATCCGCCCGACGAGGAGCTGGCCGCCCAGGCCGCCAGGGCGCGGGTGCTGCGCACGAACTGCTGCTAA
- the rplM gene encoding 50S ribosomal protein L13: MRTYSPKPGDVEKNWYVIDATDVVLGRLAAQAATLLRGKHKPQFAPNADCGDYVIIINADKVALTNGKADKKFAYRHSGHPGGLTAVSYRELLATRPERAVEKAVKGMVPHTKLGRAQLKKLKVYAGAEHPHASQNPQAFEITQVAQ, translated from the coding sequence GTGCGCACGTATTCACCGAAGCCCGGCGACGTCGAGAAGAACTGGTACGTCATCGACGCCACCGACGTCGTCCTCGGCCGTCTAGCGGCCCAGGCCGCGACCCTGCTCCGTGGGAAGCACAAGCCCCAGTTCGCCCCCAACGCGGACTGCGGCGACTACGTCATCATCATCAACGCTGACAAGGTCGCCCTTACAAACGGCAAGGCTGACAAGAAGTTCGCCTACCGCCACTCCGGCCACCCCGGTGGTCTGACTGCGGTCTCCTACCGTGAGTTGCTCGCCACGCGCCCCGAGCGCGCCGTGGAGAAGGCCGTCAAGGGCATGGTGCCTCACACCAAGCTCGGCCGCGCCCAGCTCAAGAAGCTGAAGGTCTACGCGGGCGCTGAGCACCCGCACGCCTCGCAGAACCCGCAGGCTTTCGAGATCACCCAGGTCGCCCAGTAA
- the rpsI gene encoding 30S ribosomal protein S9 → MAETTVDIDTLDEENAPSSYTTETEAAREGRGQSITAPGAGLGRRKEAVARVRLVPGTGKWTLNGRTLEDYFPNKLHQQLVRAPFTLLDLEGRFDVVARINGGGISGQAGALRLGISRALNEIDRDANRPALKKAGFLTRDARIVERKKAGLHKARRAPQYSKR, encoded by the coding sequence GTGGCTGAGACCACTGTCGACATCGACACGCTGGACGAGGAGAACGCCCCCTCCAGCTACACCACCGAGACCGAGGCCGCCCGTGAGGGGCGTGGCCAGTCCATCACCGCCCCAGGCGCTGGCCTGGGCCGCCGCAAGGAGGCTGTCGCCCGCGTGCGCCTCGTGCCCGGCACCGGAAAGTGGACCCTCAACGGCCGCACCCTGGAGGACTACTTCCCCAACAAGCTGCACCAGCAGCTCGTGCGCGCCCCCTTCACCCTGCTGGACCTGGAGGGCCGTTTCGACGTCGTCGCCCGTATCAACGGCGGTGGCATCTCCGGCCAGGCCGGTGCCCTGCGCCTGGGCATCTCCCGCGCCCTGAACGAGATCGACCGCGACGCGAACCGTCCCGCCCTGAAGAAGGCCGGGTTCCTGACTCGCGACGCCCGCATCGTCGAGCGCAAGAAGGCCGGTCTGCACAAGGCCCGCCGCGCCCCGCAGTACTCCAAGCGCTGA
- the glmM gene encoding phosphoglucosamine mutase yields MARLFGTDGVRGLANDLLTPALAVQLGEAAARVLAADSTTSRSGRPRAVVGRDTRASGEFLDHGISSGLASSGVDVTRVGILPTPAIAHLTATQDIDLGVMISASHNPFQDNGIKFFARGGYKLEDSVEDEIEALLGKVTDLPTGAGVGRVIKGETVADQNYINHLVDSVSTDLTGLRIVVDASNGAASHVGPAALRAAGAEVIVINASPDGLNINDACGSTHPERLQAYVCNVGADMGVAYDGDADRCLAVDAEGRLVDGDQIMGMLAVGMKADGTLGSDTLVVTVMSNLGLVLAMKEHGIRTVQTGVGDRYVLEKMLSGGYTLGGEQSGHVIDTIHSTTGDGVLTSLRIAARVKRSGKSLAELASIVQRLPQTLVNVKGVDKSAAGTNAAVQKAVAEAEERLGDTGRVLLRPSGTEPLVRVMVEAATQAEADAVAQGLAEVVKENLSL; encoded by the coding sequence ATGGCAAGACTCTTCGGCACCGACGGCGTTCGGGGCCTGGCCAACGACCTGCTCACCCCGGCCCTGGCTGTACAGCTCGGTGAGGCAGCGGCCCGCGTGCTGGCCGCCGACTCCACCACCTCCCGCTCCGGCCGCCCCCGGGCCGTGGTCGGTCGTGACACCCGTGCCAGTGGTGAGTTCCTGGACCACGGCATCAGCTCGGGGCTGGCCTCCTCCGGGGTGGACGTGACCCGCGTCGGCATCCTGCCCACGCCCGCCATCGCCCACCTGACCGCCACCCAGGACATTGACCTGGGCGTCATGATCTCGGCCTCCCACAACCCCTTCCAGGACAACGGGATCAAGTTCTTCGCCCGGGGCGGCTACAAGCTTGAGGACTCCGTGGAGGACGAGATCGAGGCCCTGCTGGGCAAGGTCACCGACCTGCCTACGGGCGCCGGGGTGGGGCGGGTCATCAAGGGTGAGACCGTCGCGGACCAGAACTACATCAACCATCTGGTGGACTCCGTGTCTACCGACCTGACCGGCCTGCGCATCGTGGTGGACGCCTCCAACGGGGCGGCCTCCCACGTGGGCCCCGCCGCCCTGCGCGCCGCCGGGGCGGAGGTGATCGTCATCAACGCCTCCCCGGACGGCCTGAACATCAACGACGCCTGCGGCTCCACCCACCCCGAGCGCCTGCAGGCCTACGTCTGCAACGTGGGCGCGGACATGGGGGTGGCCTACGACGGCGACGCCGACCGCTGCCTGGCGGTGGACGCTGAGGGAAGGCTCGTGGACGGTGACCAGATCATGGGCATGCTTGCCGTGGGTATGAAGGCGGACGGCACCCTGGGGTCCGACACCCTGGTGGTGACCGTGATGAGCAACCTGGGCCTGGTGCTGGCCATGAAGGAGCACGGTATCCGCACGGTCCAGACCGGGGTCGGGGACCGCTACGTGCTGGAGAAGATGCTTTCGGGCGGCTACACGCTGGGCGGGGAGCAGTCCGGCCACGTGATCGACACGATCCACTCCACCACCGGCGACGGCGTGCTCACCTCGCTGCGGATCGCGGCCCGCGTCAAGCGCAGCGGCAAGAGCCTGGCGGAGCTGGCCAGTATCGTCCAGCGGCTCCCGCAGACCCTGGTGAACGTCAAGGGCGTGGACAAGTCCGCAGCAGGCACCAACGCCGCTGTGCAGAAGGCCGTGGCGGAGGCCGAGGAGCGCCTGGGCGACACCGGCCGGGTGCTGCTACGCCCCTCGGGCACCGAACCGCTGGTGCGCGTGATGGTGGAGGCCGCCACCCAGGCGGAGGCGGACGCCGTAGCCCAGGGCCTGGCCGAGGTGGTCAAGGAGAACCTGAGCCTGTAG
- a CDS encoding dihydrolipoyl dehydrogenase family protein — MSSTKNPENLVPQSAGLTTVAAQAAQGSALAGPVPAEPTEVYDVVVVGGGPAGENVAQYATQGTSLTVALVEGELLGGECAYYACMPSKALLRPLEVAAASRNLPGLTAAQPSANGLLERRDQWTSRYDDAGQLRWAQSLGIEVLRGWGRLVGERRVAVSGPAGVRLVEARHAVVLATGSRPVVPPPLRDVAAWDSRDVTAVKDVPERLVIVGGGVVACEAATWMTALGSKVTMVVRGGRLLATSEPFASQLVEKALTDLGVRVVTGLQVESCTRDEVAPAPELGRIHGGPLRVQGGGGVLEADEVLVATGRRPALEGLGLESVGLTAQDVTSGNLPQWLHAVGDASGRNPLTHMGKYQARVIGERIAALAAGRTPEEVPEIVPVPRVVFTDPQVAASGLTEAQARAQGLDVVTATVPYTSAAGAALLRDDAHGQAMLVVDRASRTLVGATFVGPEAGEMIHAATIAIVGRVPVELLRHAVPAYPTASEIWLRLVESLPAELLHPAQD; from the coding sequence ATGAGCAGTACGAAGAACCCTGAGAACCTCGTTCCCCAGAGCGCCGGTCTGACCACCGTGGCGGCACAGGCCGCCCAGGGCAGCGCGCTGGCGGGCCCGGTCCCTGCCGAGCCCACCGAGGTATACGACGTCGTGGTGGTCGGTGGTGGGCCCGCCGGGGAGAACGTCGCCCAGTACGCCACCCAGGGCACCAGCCTGACCGTCGCCCTGGTCGAGGGCGAGCTGCTGGGTGGAGAGTGTGCCTACTACGCCTGTATGCCCAGCAAGGCGCTGCTGCGGCCGCTGGAGGTCGCCGCCGCCTCCCGCAACCTGCCGGGCCTGACCGCCGCCCAGCCCAGCGCCAACGGCCTGCTGGAGCGCCGAGACCAGTGGACCTCCCGTTACGACGACGCCGGGCAGCTGCGGTGGGCGCAGAGCCTCGGCATCGAGGTGCTGCGCGGCTGGGGCCGCCTGGTGGGTGAGCGCCGGGTGGCCGTCAGCGGCCCAGCAGGGGTACGACTGGTAGAGGCCCGCCACGCCGTCGTGCTGGCAACCGGCTCCCGCCCCGTGGTGCCGCCCCCGCTGCGCGACGTGGCCGCCTGGGACTCTCGTGACGTGACCGCCGTCAAGGACGTCCCGGAGCGCCTGGTGATCGTGGGCGGTGGCGTGGTGGCCTGCGAGGCCGCCACCTGGATGACCGCCCTGGGCAGCAAGGTGACCATGGTGGTGCGCGGGGGCCGGCTGCTGGCCACCTCGGAGCCCTTCGCCTCCCAGCTCGTGGAGAAGGCCCTGACCGACCTGGGCGTACGGGTGGTGACCGGCCTCCAGGTGGAGTCCTGCACGCGTGACGAGGTCGCCCCCGCCCCCGAGCTGGGCCGGATCCACGGTGGTCCGCTGCGGGTGCAGGGCGGCGGAGGGGTCCTGGAGGCGGACGAGGTGCTGGTCGCCACCGGCCGCCGTCCGGCCCTGGAAGGGCTGGGCCTGGAGTCGGTAGGCCTGACCGCCCAGGACGTGACCTCCGGGAACCTGCCCCAGTGGCTGCACGCGGTGGGTGACGCCAGCGGGCGCAACCCGCTGACCCACATGGGCAAGTACCAGGCGCGGGTCATTGGTGAGCGGATCGCCGCCCTGGCTGCGGGCCGCACGCCGGAGGAGGTCCCGGAGATCGTCCCGGTGCCCCGGGTGGTCTTCACCGACCCCCAGGTGGCGGCCAGCGGGCTCACGGAGGCCCAGGCCCGGGCCCAGGGCCTGGACGTGGTCACGGCCACGGTCCCCTACACCTCCGCCGCCGGGGCGGCCCTGCTGCGCGACGACGCCCACGGCCAGGCCATGCTGGTGGTGGACCGGGCCAGCCGCACCCTGGTGGGAGCCACCTTCGTGGGCCCGGAGGCCGGGGAGATGATCCACGCCGCCACCATCGCGATCGTGGGCCGGGTCCCGGTGGAGCTGCTGCGCCACGCGGTACCCGCCTACCCCACGGCCTCGGAGATCTGGCTGCGCCTGGTGGAGTCCCTGCCCGCTGAGCTCCTGCACCCGGCCCAGGACTGA
- the coaA gene encoding type I pantothenate kinase — translation MTDSFSPTDAAPGRSGTGQGEASAYIELCRDQWRQLASTAPLPLTQADVEKLRGLGDPIDLAEVDVVYRPLTALLQEYIATSRQRARQIAGFLGVPETPTPFVVAVAGSVAVGKSTTARLIAHLLSRFEATPHVALVTTDGFLLPNAVLEERGLTARKGFPESYDRRALLGFVSAVKSGAPRVEAPVYSHSVYDVVPGEHVVVQRPDVLVLEGLNVLQPAPRGRWQTDGEPSSALAVSDFIDFSIYVDADPQDIRRWYLDRFLTLKRTAFRDPGSYFRRYATIPDDIAVAAAKEVWETVNLANLRENIEPTRGRATLVLRKDANHHMSHVLLRKS, via the coding sequence GTGACCGACTCCTTCAGCCCTACGGACGCCGCCCCTGGGCGTTCCGGCACCGGCCAGGGTGAGGCCTCCGCCTACATCGAGCTGTGCCGCGACCAGTGGCGGCAGCTGGCCTCCACCGCGCCCCTGCCCCTGACGCAGGCCGACGTGGAGAAGCTGCGCGGGCTGGGCGACCCCATAGACCTGGCGGAGGTCGACGTCGTCTACCGGCCGCTGACCGCCCTGCTGCAGGAGTACATCGCCACCAGCCGGCAGCGGGCCCGCCAGATCGCGGGCTTCCTGGGGGTGCCGGAGACACCCACGCCCTTCGTGGTGGCGGTGGCTGGCTCGGTGGCCGTGGGCAAGTCCACCACCGCCAGGCTGATCGCGCACCTGCTGTCACGCTTCGAGGCCACCCCGCACGTGGCCCTGGTCACCACCGACGGATTCCTGCTGCCCAACGCCGTCCTGGAGGAGCGGGGGCTGACCGCCCGCAAGGGCTTCCCCGAGTCCTACGACCGCCGGGCGCTGCTGGGCTTCGTCTCCGCCGTGAAGTCGGGGGCGCCGCGGGTGGAGGCGCCGGTCTACTCCCACTCCGTGTACGACGTCGTCCCCGGAGAGCACGTGGTTGTGCAGCGCCCCGACGTGCTGGTGCTGGAGGGCCTGAACGTGCTGCAGCCCGCGCCCCGGGGCCGCTGGCAGACTGACGGCGAGCCCTCCTCCGCCCTGGCGGTGAGCGACTTCATCGACTTCTCCATCTACGTGGACGCCGACCCCCAGGACATCCGCCGTTGGTACCTGGACCGCTTCCTGACGCTCAAGCGCACGGCCTTCCGCGACCCCGGCTCGTACTTCCGCCGCTACGCGACCATCCCGGACGACATCGCCGTGGCCGCCGCCAAGGAGGTCTGGGAGACTGTGAACCTGGCCAACCTGCGGGAGAACATCGAGCCCACGCGGGGCCGGGCCACCCTGGTGCTGCGCAAGGACGCCAACCACCACATGAGCCACGTCCTGCTGCGCAAGTCCTGA
- the glmS gene encoding glutamine--fructose-6-phosphate transaminase (isomerizing), which yields MCGIVGHVGPADSASAASAGTLGSNRSLEVLLDGLSRLEYRGYDSAGVALVSSQGMDVVKVAGKLEGLRTALADRHPAPATTGIGHTRWATHGGPTAANAHPHQAGDLAVVHNGIIENFRQLRVEVEAAGRALASDTDTEVVAHLLDLELAARLEAAGCQHTATGWRGPDGAAPDSALARRLLVETMRAVTARLEGTFALLALTPLVPGVIVAARRSSPLVIGLGEGENFLGSDVAAFVSFTKQAAEVGDDQVLLLSADAVTVWDAQGEVVEPRRWEVSWDASAAVKGGYATFMDKEIHEQPTAVADTLRGRVDQNGELVLDEMRIDPALLRSIDKIIVVACGTAAYAGHVAKYAIEHWCRVPVEIELAHEFRYRDPIVSEKTLTVAISQSGETMDTIQALRHAREQGSKVLAIVNTYGSTIAREADAVLYTHAGPEVAVASTKAFIAQITACYLLGLYLAEQRGNKWPDEVGEYLGHLAQVPRKIQQVLDEQEQRVKDLGAQLADQTSFLFLGRHVGFPVALEGALKLKELAYVHAEGFAAGELKHGPIALVEEGLPVFIIVPTPRRPVLHDKVISNIQEVRARGARTIVIAEEGDTAVDACADYVIRVPQTPTLLWPLLTVVPLQVFAAALAAARGLDVDQPRNLAKSVTVE from the coding sequence ATGTGTGGAATTGTTGGTCATGTTGGTCCCGCTGACTCAGCCTCCGCAGCCTCGGCAGGAACCCTAGGCTCCAACCGCTCCCTGGAGGTGCTGCTGGACGGGCTCAGCCGCCTGGAGTACCGCGGTTACGACTCCGCTGGCGTGGCCCTGGTCTCCTCGCAGGGCATGGACGTCGTCAAGGTCGCAGGCAAGCTGGAGGGGCTGCGCACCGCCCTGGCCGACCGGCACCCGGCCCCGGCCACCACCGGTATCGGGCACACCCGCTGGGCCACCCACGGCGGCCCCACCGCCGCCAACGCCCACCCCCACCAGGCCGGTGACCTGGCGGTGGTGCACAACGGCATCATCGAGAACTTCCGCCAGCTGCGGGTGGAGGTGGAGGCGGCGGGCCGCGCCCTGGCCTCGGACACGGACACGGAGGTGGTGGCCCACCTGCTGGACCTGGAGCTGGCCGCCCGCCTGGAGGCTGCGGGCTGCCAGCACACGGCCACCGGCTGGCGGGGCCCGGACGGCGCCGCCCCCGACAGCGCGCTGGCCCGCAGGCTGCTGGTGGAGACCATGCGCGCCGTAACCGCCCGCCTGGAAGGCACCTTCGCGCTGCTGGCCCTCACACCGCTGGTTCCCGGGGTGATCGTGGCCGCCCGCCGCTCCAGCCCCCTGGTGATCGGGCTGGGCGAGGGTGAGAACTTCCTGGGCTCCGACGTCGCCGCCTTCGTGTCATTCACCAAGCAGGCTGCTGAGGTGGGCGACGACCAGGTGCTGCTGCTCAGCGCCGACGCCGTCACCGTGTGGGACGCCCAGGGTGAGGTGGTCGAGCCCCGCCGCTGGGAGGTCTCCTGGGACGCCTCCGCCGCCGTCAAGGGCGGTTACGCCACCTTCATGGACAAGGAGATCCACGAGCAGCCCACAGCCGTGGCCGACACCCTGCGCGGGCGCGTGGACCAGAACGGGGAGCTGGTCCTGGACGAGATGCGCATCGACCCCGCCCTGCTGCGCAGCATCGACAAGATCATCGTGGTGGCCTGCGGCACCGCCGCCTACGCCGGGCACGTAGCCAAGTACGCCATCGAGCACTGGTGCCGCGTGCCCGTGGAGATCGAGCTGGCCCACGAGTTCCGCTACCGTGACCCGATCGTCTCCGAGAAGACCCTGACCGTGGCGATCTCCCAGTCCGGGGAGACCATGGACACGATCCAGGCGCTGCGCCACGCCCGCGAGCAGGGCTCCAAGGTGCTGGCCATCGTCAACACCTACGGCTCCACCATCGCCCGGGAGGCGGACGCCGTGCTCTACACCCACGCCGGGCCGGAGGTGGCGGTGGCCTCCACCAAGGCCTTCATCGCCCAGATCACCGCCTGCTACCTGCTGGGCCTGTACCTGGCCGAGCAGCGGGGCAACAAGTGGCCGGACGAGGTGGGCGAGTACCTGGGGCACCTGGCCCAGGTGCCCCGGAAGATCCAGCAGGTGCTCGACGAGCAGGAGCAGCGGGTCAAGGACCTGGGGGCGCAGCTGGCGGACCAGACCTCCTTCCTGTTCCTGGGGCGGCACGTGGGCTTCCCCGTGGCCCTGGAGGGGGCCCTGAAGCTCAAGGAGCTCGCCTACGTGCACGCGGAGGGCTTTGCGGCCGGGGAGCTCAAGCACGGGCCGATCGCCCTGGTCGAGGAGGGCCTGCCGGTGTTCATCATCGTGCCCACCCCGCGCCGCCCGGTGCTGCACGACAAGGTCATCTCCAACATCCAGGAGGTGCGGGCCCGGGGTGCGCGCACCATCGTGATCGCGGAGGAGGGGGACACGGCGGTGGACGCCTGCGCTGACTACGTGATCCGGGTCCCGCAGACCCCTACGCTCCTGTGGCCGCTGCTGACGGTGGTGCCCCTGCAGGTCTTCGCCGCCGCCCTGGCCGCCGCCAGGGGGCTGGACGTGGACCAGCCCCGCAACCTGGCCAAGTCCGTCACCGTCGAGTAG
- a CDS encoding holo-ACP synthase, which yields MIVAVGTDVVEVARLAARLERHPGLQDRLFTTRERELCAGRPRSLAARLAAKEAVLKALGSALAHGPQRSPAAPPTGWRLTDIEVSTPPGAVPGLRLQGVTAQVAQAAGVRHWHLSLSHEGALALAFVVAEGDAPR from the coding sequence GTGATCGTGGCAGTAGGTACCGACGTCGTAGAGGTAGCACGTCTGGCCGCCCGCCTGGAACGGCACCCGGGGCTACAGGACCGGCTCTTCACAACCCGCGAACGCGAGCTGTGCGCAGGCCGCCCCCGCTCCCTGGCGGCGCGGCTGGCCGCGAAGGAGGCGGTGCTCAAGGCGCTGGGCAGCGCCCTGGCCCACGGCCCGCAACGCTCCCCGGCGGCGCCCCCCACGGGCTGGCGGCTGACTGATATAGAGGTCAGCACCCCACCCGGGGCGGTCCCCGGCCTCCGCCTGCAGGGGGTCACGGCACAGGTCGCCCAGGCGGCGGGAGTGCGGCACTGGCACCTGTCCCTGTCGCATGAAGGCGCGCTGGCGCTCGCCTTCGTCGTCGCGGAGGGCGACGCCCCGCGCTGA